A genomic region of Pseudomonas abietaniphila contains the following coding sequences:
- a CDS encoding amino acid ABC transporter substrate-binding protein gives MKMLKSTLAVVAAAAALGITGFAQAGAKLDAIQKKGFIQCGVSDGLPGFSVPDASGTIKGIDADFCRAVAAAVFGDATKVKFSQLNAKERFTALQSGEIDILSRNTTWTSSRDASMGLMFPGFVTYYDGVGFLANSKLGVKSAKELDGATICIQAGTTTELNVSDYFRANNLKYTPITFDTSDESAKSLESGRCDVLTSDKSQLYAQRSKLAKPTDYVVLPETISKEPLGPVVARGDEEWTTLVRWVGFALLNTEEAGITSKNVEAEAKSTKNPDVARLLGADGDYGPQLKLKKDWVVQIVKQVGNYGEIFEKNLGKSTPLAIDRGQNALWNAGGIQYAPPVR, from the coding sequence ATGAAGATGTTGAAATCCACCCTGGCTGTAGTGGCCGCCGCAGCAGCACTGGGCATCACTGGTTTCGCTCAAGCGGGCGCTAAGCTGGATGCGATTCAGAAAAAAGGCTTCATCCAGTGCGGTGTGAGTGACGGTCTGCCAGGTTTCTCGGTCCCAGACGCAAGCGGTACTATCAAGGGGATCGACGCCGACTTCTGCCGCGCTGTTGCTGCCGCTGTTTTCGGTGATGCCACCAAGGTCAAGTTCAGCCAGCTGAACGCCAAGGAGCGTTTCACCGCGCTGCAATCGGGCGAAATCGACATCCTGTCGCGTAACACCACCTGGACCAGTTCTCGCGACGCGAGCATGGGCCTGATGTTCCCGGGTTTCGTGACGTACTACGACGGCGTTGGCTTCCTGGCCAACAGCAAGCTGGGCGTGAAGAGTGCCAAGGAACTGGACGGTGCGACCATCTGTATTCAAGCCGGTACCACCACCGAGCTGAACGTCTCCGACTACTTCCGCGCCAACAACCTGAAATACACCCCGATCACCTTCGACACCTCCGACGAAAGCGCCAAGTCGCTGGAATCCGGCCGTTGCGACGTGCTGACTTCCGACAAGTCGCAGCTGTACGCACAGCGTTCGAAGCTGGCTAAACCGACCGACTACGTCGTTCTGCCTGAAACCATTTCCAAAGAACCACTGGGCCCAGTCGTCGCTCGCGGTGACGAAGAGTGGACCACCCTGGTTCGCTGGGTAGGCTTCGCCTTGTTGAACACTGAAGAAGCAGGCATCACTTCCAAGAACGTCGAAGCCGAAGCCAAATCCACCAAAAACCCTGACGTTGCACGTCTGCTGGGTGCTGACGGCGACTACGGTCCGCAGCTGAAACTGAAGAAAGACTGGGTCGTTCAGATCGTCAAGCAAGTAGGTAACTACGGCGAGATCTTCGAGAAAAACCTGGGCAAAAGCACGCCTCTGGCTATTGACCGTGGTCAGAACGCTCTGTGGAACGCTGGCGGCATTCAATACGCACCACCTGTGCGTTGA